A single window of Spirochaetota bacterium DNA harbors:
- a CDS encoding fumarate hydratase — MRIISQEELYSAVANLVVQANFNLPSHVHKALSTMHSAEQKPLAKETLNILLQNAFIASNKHIPLCQDCGSVIVFLEIGTGVKVDGNPVDIINTAVADSYKKHFLRPSIVQDPLFDRMNTGTNTPAFIHTEFVDGNDVKITVYLKGGGSENMTALKMFTPTVHIEEIMNFIVTTLQKAGPNPCPPLFLGVGIGGTADVAVLNAKKAVLRTQSHPKKEYQKLEEEILTRCNKTGIGPLGFGGNNTVAMVRIMEAPTHIATLPVALNLNCHSLRFGCAII, encoded by the coding sequence TTTACCTAGTCACGTGCATAAGGCGCTTTCCACAATGCACAGTGCCGAGCAAAAACCGTTAGCCAAAGAAACTCTCAATATTTTATTACAAAATGCGTTCATTGCTTCAAATAAGCACATTCCACTGTGTCAGGATTGTGGTTCGGTTATTGTTTTTTTGGAGATAGGCACCGGCGTTAAAGTTGATGGCAACCCTGTGGATATTATTAACACTGCTGTAGCAGATAGCTACAAGAAACATTTTCTGCGGCCATCTATCGTTCAAGACCCGCTGTTTGATAGAATGAACACTGGAACCAATACTCCAGCATTTATTCATACCGAATTTGTTGATGGCAACGACGTAAAAATCACTGTATACTTAAAAGGTGGTGGTTCTGAAAATATGACTGCACTAAAAATGTTTACCCCAACAGTCCACATTGAAGAAATCATGAATTTTATAGTAACCACCCTACAAAAAGCAGGACCTAATCCCTGCCCACCCCTTTTTTTAGGAGTTGGCATTGGCGGTACTGCTGACGTTGCTGTGCTTAACGCTAAAAAAGCAGTGTTACGGACACAATCTCATCCAAAAAAAGAATATCAAAAACTTGAAGAAGAAATTCTTACACGGTGTAACAAAACGGGCATTGGTCCTTTAGGATTTGGTGGGAACAATACTGTTGCTATGGTCAGAATAATGGAAGCACCCACTCACATTGCAACACTACCAGTTGCACTCAATCTTAACTGCCATTCTTTACGGTTTGGGTGTGCCATTATATGA